A single genomic interval of Candidatus Equadaptatus faecalis harbors:
- a CDS encoding amino acid ABC transporter substrate-binding protein: MNKKIIAVIAILLAAAGLYCAFGGCGKTAAPKIEKIVVGLDDSFPPMGFKNEQNEIVGFDIDIAKEVAKRLSVPVEFKAIDWSSKEAELSSGRIDCIWNGLDITPEREKNMLFSDPYMNNRQLLFVKIDSKIKDFPDLAGKTIGLQNASTADDNMEKQPEFKKTVTVKKYTDYIEAFIDLENGRLDGVFADEIVGRYCMSKRPGKFVCIDKAFGPSAQFGIAFRKGNEALRNLMQSKIDEITADGTGAKISEKWFGADLLLKK; this comes from the coding sequence ATGAATAAAAAAATCATCGCGGTAATCGCAATACTTCTGGCAGCAGCAGGGTTGTACTGCGCTTTCGGCGGCTGCGGCAAAACAGCTGCGCCGAAGATTGAAAAAATAGTTGTCGGACTTGACGACAGCTTCCCGCCGATGGGTTTCAAAAACGAGCAGAACGAAATTGTCGGCTTTGACATTGATATCGCGAAAGAAGTGGCAAAACGTCTGTCAGTACCGGTTGAATTTAAGGCAATTGACTGGTCGAGCAAGGAAGCGGAACTGTCCAGCGGACGTATCGACTGCATTTGGAACGGGCTTGACATTACGCCTGAGCGCGAAAAGAACATGCTTTTCAGCGACCCTTATATGAACAACAGGCAGCTGCTGTTTGTAAAAATAGATTCCAAAATAAAAGATTTTCCTGACCTTGCAGGAAAAACCATCGGACTTCAGAACGCCAGCACCGCAGACGACAACATGGAAAAACAGCCTGAATTCAAAAAGACTGTTACCGTCAAAAAATATACGGACTACATTGAGGCCTTTATAGACCTTGAAAACGGACGGCTTGACGGAGTTTTCGCAGATGAAATAGTCGGACGCTACTGCATGAGCAAACGCCCGGGCAAATTTGTCTGCATAGACAAAGCCTTCGGACCTTCAGCACAGTTCGGCATAGCCTTCCGTAAGGGCAATGAAGCACTCCGCAATCTTATGCAGAGCAAAATTGACGAAATCACGGCAGACGGAACCGGCGCGAAAATAAGCGAAAAATGGTTCGGCGCCGACCTTCTGCTTAAGAAATAA